Proteins encoded together in one Marispirochaeta sp. window:
- the infA gene encoding translation initiation factor IF-1 codes for MVAKEEAIEVEGIVKESLPNTMFRVELQNGHVILTHLSGKMRKHYIRIVPGDKVRVALSPYDLTRGRIIYRER; via the coding sequence ATTGTGGCCAAAGAGGAAGCTATTGAAGTTGAAGGTATTGTAAAGGAATCTCTTCCAAACACCATGTTCAGGGTTGAACTGCAGAACGGACATGTCATTCTAACCCATCTCTCCGGCAAAATGAGAAAACACTATATCCGGATTGTCCCCGGCGACAAAGTCCGGGTAGCCCTTTCCCCCTACGATCTTACCCGGGGACGCATTATCTATCGGGAACGATAG
- a CDS encoding Smr/MutS family protein, whose translation MNFGDILEQWEKQNSQDDERAKEQAAYKEVMNRWLENNPYPCKDADRNRPGKKSPSRKTIRRMAPQDTLDLHGYTVEEALKELDGFLLRSRRRGLKKVLIIHGKGNHSDTGDSVLRKKVRRYIADSPICGECGVPQPGMGGEGAVWIILR comes from the coding sequence ATGAACTTTGGAGATATTTTAGAACAATGGGAAAAGCAGAACTCCCAGGATGACGAGCGGGCAAAAGAGCAGGCGGCATACAAAGAAGTCATGAATCGCTGGCTGGAAAATAATCCTTATCCCTGCAAGGATGCCGACAGGAACAGACCCGGAAAGAAGAGCCCGTCACGTAAAACTATTCGCCGCATGGCGCCTCAGGATACCCTTGACCTGCACGGGTACACAGTGGAGGAAGCCCTGAAGGAGCTGGATGGCTTTCTGCTTCGCAGCAGGAGAAGGGGCCTGAAAAAGGTGCTAATTATTCATGGAAAAGGGAACCATTCGGATACCGGCGATTCGGTTTTGCGGAAAAAGGTTCGCCGCTACATTGCAGACTCTCCAATATGTGGTGAATGCGGCGTACCCCAACCTGGAATGGGGGGTGAAGGTGCTGTATGGATAATCTTACGGTAA